AAGTAGTTAGAAAAGAGAGGAAAGCTGCGAACAACTATGACTTGCGGCTTTCCAATTTTTCTTAATGTGTGAAGCCATGCGTTTTTGACGTATTGACATCGTGGTATAAAATATGTGCGTTGTTTAATTCTTTGATACTTTCGCTCAGGTCATTTTTGAAAGCTGTGACCATGTTTTGACCTAAGTCGCCGCGGCAAACGTAGCGCTGAATAATCGTGTTACCCATTTCTTTTGGAAGTGGATACGCCGGAACCTGCCAGCCTTTCATTTGCAAGCGATCCGCCAAGTCGTAAAGCGTCCACTCCACATCTGCATCGTCTTTTAGTTTGTAGCAAACAATCGGTAAATTGTCGCCGTCGTTGTAAATTTCGAACAACCCTGCGTCGGCAACTGCTTGCGATAACTGCAAAGCGCCATCTCTTGTGCGCATGTGGATTTGACGATAACCGTCGTAACCGAAGCGAAGGAAGTTGTAATATTGACCGATAATCTGACTAGCACTCCGTGAAAAATTGATTGCCATCGTCGGCATGTGTCCACCGAGATAACTCACATCAAACACCAATTCCTCTGGCAAATATTCCTTGTCACGCCATAAAATCCAACCAACGCCTGGGTAAACGAGACCGTATTTGTGTCCCGATGTATTAATCGAAACAACATTTGGTAAACGGAAATCCCACTCCAAATCCGGATCAACAAACGGCGTGAACATCGCGCCACTCGCGCCATCAATGTGAATCACGACTTCATTGTCATGCGTGTGATTGTAGTCTTCCACAAGATCATTCAGCGTTTTGATATCATCAAATTTCCCAGTATAGGTGATGCCTAGAATCCCAACAATTCCAATCGTGTACTCATCCACATAATCCATCACGATATCCGTGTCGATACTCAAATGCTCCTCGCTCATCGGAACCTCACGCATTTCGATATCCCAGTAGACACAGAACTTCTCCCAGCAAACTTGGAATCCGGAGGAAATAACCAAATTTGGCTTTCTCGCATTAATATCTAGACCGCATTTACGTGCAGCGTTGCGCCATCTGAATTTCATCGCCATACCACCAAGCATACAAGCCTCACTTGAACCAACCGTCGACGTTCCCATGTAATGCTCCGACTCATCCGCGTTCCAAAGATCCGCCAACATGTTCACACAACTCGACTCAAGCTTTGCCGTCTGCGGATATTCCGACTTATCAATCGCATTTTTCTCCATCGTTTCCGCCATGATTTGCTCCGCTTCCGGCTCCATATACGTTTGGCAGAAAGTAGCCAAGTTTTGTCTCGCAGAACCCTCATCAATCAGCTGATCCTTCACAAGTTGATAAGCGATTCGCGGGTCCACTGATTCCTTATTCATGCGTTTATCTGGTAAATCTTGACCTGACTCAAAAGATCCAAACACCGGTACATTACTTTGCTCTACATTTGTTTTAAACATATTAATTCCTCCAATTATTTTTTTATTTTGAATATTCCGTTATATAAAAAGGCTATTTAGACTAACTTGTTCACATTTTGCGTCGTTTCAACCACATAGGTAATCGGTTCTTTCGTATTTTCTAAAAGGGCATCCGTCAACGTGACGCTATTGATTTGATTATTTTCGTAGGAAGTGAAGTAGTACGTCTTACTTTCCGAACACATCGATGCCACATATTGCGTGAAATCTGGGTCGCCGTTTTCTTTAATCACCGCGCCGTTCGGGATGCGGACACTATTCAAGATGTACCACACATTCGTGATTGCTTCTTCCTCATTTTTCGCTGGAACCACGTTTTCTTTCAGGAATGCTGCGCGGACAAAACGTTCTGGAGGCGTGAATCCACCTGGTAATTTACTTGTCCCCGTTCCTTGTGAGAAAGGTTTCGCGATGTAATCTCCGAATTTCACTGGTGCTAGTTGTTGCGCTTGTAAACCTGTGTAGTTGCGCAAGTTCTCAATATGCCATTCGAGACGCGGCGTGTTTGTCATGACGCCAACTGGGTTTTCCTTGATACGTAGCGTCGTTTCCGTCGGCTCAATCACCGCGCAGCGTCCACTCTTATCGGTGAAAATCCAATGTAACGGCGTCGTAATCCCGAGTAACGCAACCGGTTGATCCACCAAGTTAATGTCCGCTAACTTCGCTTCCACATCCTCAATCGTCGCACACGTACCTAACATCCAAAGTAAGAATTCCTGCGGTGCCAAATTAATTTTCCCATCCACCGCTTCCGGCGCGTAAACCGCTTCGCCTGGCAGATAAAGGGACGCACAACTCAAGCCCTTCTCATTTAACCCGTCTGCGAAAATGTACTTATCTAACTCTCTGCCAGCACCAACAAACGCATACTCATTCGTGTAATTCACGCCATCTGTCGAAGATTCCCACGCATAATTCCTCGGGCTCACCGTCGGATTCGCCTCCAAGATAAAAGCGAAATCCATCGTTCTTGATAATACATGTTTCCCATCCAACGTTTCTAATACAAAGCTTGTGCACATAATTTAATTCTCTCCTTCAAAATTTTATTTAATTACTATACTACCTATTATAGCGAGTTTCTGTTCGACTGATTCTGTTCTTTTGTCGTTTTAGCGGTTCATTTTTGACTGTCTTGCTTTTCCTTCTAAAACGTTGCCACATCCTCGTGTCTCTCTCACTTACAATACCTATTATATCGAATCTAGCGTGCTGCAAATTCGCAATTTTGTCGTATTATCCGCACATTTTTAACCATCTAAAAAAAGCCGCCAAATTCAGCAGCTTCCCTCCATCATTTATTCCCCATCGTCTCAATCACAATATTCGATATGTTCGCGAAGTCCCTAGCAGACAGCTCTGGCCCAATATAAAGTATCTTCCCGCGATGATACTGCTCCATCATCATCGGCGTCGAAATAGTTGTCAAAATCACATCCGCTTGATGCGCACTATTCTTATTCAAAAAATGAACCTTATAACGATATTTCAACGTATCATCAATCTGGTGACGCAAATTATTCTCCGCCAATTTCGGCAAATCCGTATCCAAAACAATCTGAACCTGCTCCTCAAAATACGTCAGCGGTTTAATAGAAGAAAATAACAAAGCATACCTCGTCAATAAAAACTGCTTCTCCAAAAATAACTCGTTCTGGGTCTCCTCATACAACTTATCCAACAATTCATCCAACTTTCCAAACAAGTTCGGATAATATTCCGCCACCCGATGTAAATACTCATATCCATTAATATCCACTGAAAAACGCTTAAACAAAGTACAGAAAAGATGCGCACAAAAACTGTTGTTGAAGAAGGTTTCTTTCTTTTTCTCCGGTATATCTATAATTTCTGACGAGAAATCCCGCATCAGAGCTTCCGTCGCCAAATAAATATCCGATTCATTTTTCTGATGAGGTGCCATAATTCGCTGCGCCAGCTCACTATTTTCATAAAGTTTTGGACGCGTCTCCATCAACAAATAGAAAAAATAAATCTCGCCCTCCTTTTGAATATTCAGCGACTCAAAAACGGCTTTCATTTTGTTCAACCTTTTGAAATCATTATCCAAATCCAGATAGTTTTTCCAATTCGGATTCATGTCCACCGTATGCCTTTTGCGGATTCGAATGATATTTATCGCCAAAATATAACCAATCTGATTCTTCTGCACATGCGTCAAGTTCAACCGCAAACTTGTACTCACCCGCTCCGTCGCGTCTTCAATCGTTTCCTGATCCACAATATCAAACGGCCACAACGCCCCCCGATAAATCCGCCAAAACACACTATAAGCAAACATCCTGATCTGCGTCTCCGTCCCCACCAGCTCATACGTTTCGCGCTTCAAAGAAATCCCATACGGTTCCAGCAATTCCTGAAAAGTTTTCAACGTCCGCCGAACCGTCGTCTCACTCAAAAAATTATCCATCGCAAATCTCTTCACCGACGTAAATTCCTCGAAAAAAACAGCTTTCATCAACATAAACGTCACGTTATCCTCTAAAAGATACAATTCAAAACCAACAACATCCGCACCAGCTGTTATTTCAAGGAATACGCCCTTATTCTTAGCCGTATGCAACTGAATTTTATCATCCTGATAGCCATCCACTTTCTCCAATAAATCCACCAAATAGCGTTGAACCGTCCGCGGAATCATATCTAAGCGCTCACTCAATTCATTCACCGTATACCAACGCGACTCCTCCGAAATCATCCGCAAAATCATCATACTATTCGTTGTACTCTGGTCAATCGCCCGATAAATATCGTTTTTCAAAAGAAATACCCCCTTTAAAAATATCTATAGTCATGCCTTATCCTACTTTTCGATGCTTCCCAATACTTATACCCTCCATTCATACTTCTCATTCAAAATTTTCCCCATAAAAAAGGCCCTGCATCCATTTTTGAATACAGGGCCATCCTTATTAATCTTCTAAAGCTTGTAATTCTTGATTATTATCTAATTGAGATATGCCTTCAAGATGTTTCTTTTGCAATTGTTTCATACCGAACCATAGTAACACTGCGAATACTGCGAAGATTCCTAGAAGAACGAAGATACTTTGCAAGTAAACGTTCATGCCGATTCCACCTGTGATTGCTTGTCTGAACCCATAGATAGAGTAAGTCATTGGCAAGAATGGGTGGATGGCGTTGAAGAATCCGTTTGTTAGTGGCATTGGGAATGTTCCGCCTGCACCGCCAAGTTGTACGATCAGTAGAATCATTGCTACAAAGCGACCTGGATTATCGAATGTCATCGCTAGGAACATAATGATGAACATGTAAGCGAGTGAAGTCGTCATTGCCATGGCATAAAATTCGATCAGAGAATCTACATGTAATCCGAGTACCAGCATCACTGTTGCTTGGATAAGTGCCATCACGATTGCGACAACTGCGCCAACCGATGCTTTACTTGCCCACCATGCTGTGCTTGTTTGACCACGCATCGAGATTTTTCTGATAGGGAATACAAAGTTGAATACTAGAGCACCAACATATAGTGCTAGTGACATGACATATGGTGCTAAAGCTGCGCCATAATTTGGAACTGTACTATAATTTTTGTGATTAACTTTATCTGGGCTTGCGAACATTTCAAAATTCTTATCTGTCGGGTGTAATTGACCAAGTTGTTGACTTCCAGCTGCTAATTGTGTCGAAAGTTCTGTTGCGCCTGTATTTAGTGTGTTGATTCCTGATCCAAGTTGTCCCGAACCTGCTGCTAACTGTGCTGATCCGTTGTGAATTTCTCCTGCGCCGTTACTTAGTGCTGCTGCGCCATTTTGTAGTTTTGGAGCGTTGGCTACTAGTTGATTCGTACCATCTGCAAGTTGTGCCGCGCCGTTATTTAACGCATTTACACCGTTTGTCAAAGCTGGTAATTGGCCAGAGAAAGTATTCATGCCACCAGCAAGTTTTGTTGCACCATTATTTAGAGCTGACGATTTACTACCTAATTCAGATGTACCATCATTGATTTTCTTCAAGCCACTGTTTAGCGCTTGGCTTCCGTCTGTTAATTGATTCACACCGCTTGCTAGAGCCGGTACTTTTGCGTTCAATTCTTTCGCACCAGTTGTCGCGTCTGCAATACCGTTGTTCAGTGCCGTCGCGCCGCCAAGTAGTGTATTCTGATCGTTCGCACTACCGACTGCTTTTTGAATATCAGACATCGAACCGATAAGAGCATTCGTCCCGCTATAAATTCCAGGATTGCCGTTGAAACCATTGTTCAATTGGCTCACACCAGATTGTAGCGCTTCGATTTCGCCAACACTATCCGGAATATCCGCAATTAATTGACTCAATTCTTCTAAATCTTTGTGCATCAGTTGAATCACTTCGTTTTGCTTTTGCGCTTGATCAGTCAAAATTGGCGTAATATCGTTAACTAAAATCGCTTTTTCTTCTGGAGTTAAGGCTGAACCTTCAATTTTTGCAAGAATTTGGTCGTGATGCGTACCACTCGTTAAAGCTTCCAATGCCGCCAAACGTTCTTCTATTCTATTGATCGTTGGCTCCATCGCGTTTCCTTTATTAACAATGCTCGTCAATGTCGTGTTGTTTACTTGCTGATTTAATTCCGTAAGTCCTGTTTTAAATTGATTCAAACCACTTTGTAATTCCGCGATTTGTGACTTGCTCGTTGGGCTTGAAAGATTCGTGTTTAGCTCTTCCAATCCAGATTTCAGTTGCGCGCTTCCCGTGTTCAGTTTTTCTAGACCAGTTTGTAGTTCACCAGCACCTTTTTGTAAATTCGGGATTTGGCCATTTAGATCAGTTAAACCTTGCGTTAAGCTAGATGAACCAGCAAGAGCAGTATTCGTGCCTTTATTTAACTCGTTCACACCAGAAGTATATTGACCAACACCACTTGATAGTTGATTCGCACCAGCGTCAAGTGCCGCAACACCGTTCGTTAATGGACCAACGCTTGAAGAAAGCTTCTTCGTACCAGCATCCAGTTGCGTTGCGCCGTTATTTGCTTTTTCAACACCATCGATATACTCATTTAATCCAACATTCAGCGTATCTGCGCCATCTTCAAACGTCAACGTACTACTAGCTAGTTTATTCAGATTTGCCGTTATTTTATCATTACCAGCTTCTAGTTTTCCACTACCTGTCGCAATTTCGCCAGCACCGTTTGCCGCTTGTTCGATACCATTCCCAAGTTTACCAACCTGTCCATAAATCGTTTCTGCGTAACCTTTCGTTACACTCGTGCTCACTTGCGCCTTCAAATCCTCAATCGCCATCTTCGTTACTTCTTCCCCGATAAAATTAAGTGATCCATTCGTTTCATAACCAATCTCCATTTTCTTCGGGTCTTTATCTAGAAGTGTCGTTGCGTTTTTCGAGAAATCCTTTGGCAACGTCACGATCATGTAGTACTTCAAATCCTTCATTCCTTGCTGCGCCTCTTCTTTTGAAACAAAGCGCCAGTCAAGCGAATCATCTTTTTTCAGTTTAGCGACCAGTTGATCGCCGACATCCATCTTCTGTCCCTGAAAATCCACCGTCTCATCCAAGTTCACAACAGCTACTGGCAAATGACTTG
The sequence above is drawn from the Listeria weihenstephanensis genome and encodes:
- a CDS encoding choloylglycine hydrolase family protein — protein: MCTSFVLETLDGKHVLSRTMDFAFILEANPTVSPRNYAWESSTDGVNYTNEYAFVGAGRELDKYIFADGLNEKGLSCASLYLPGEAVYAPEAVDGKINLAPQEFLLWMLGTCATIEDVEAKLADINLVDQPVALLGITTPLHWIFTDKSGRCAVIEPTETTLRIKENPVGVMTNTPRLEWHIENLRNYTGLQAQQLAPVKFGDYIAKPFSQGTGTSKLPGGFTPPERFVRAAFLKENVVPAKNEEEAITNVWYILNSVRIPNGAVIKENGDPDFTQYVASMCSESKTYYFTSYENNQINSVTLTDALLENTKEPITYVVETTQNVNKLV
- the gadD1 gene encoding glutamate decarboxylase GadD1, with amino-acid sequence MFKTNVEQSNVPVFGSFESGQDLPDKRMNKESVDPRIAYQLVKDQLIDEGSARQNLATFCQTYMEPEAEQIMAETMEKNAIDKSEYPQTAKLESSCVNMLADLWNADESEHYMGTSTVGSSEACMLGGMAMKFRWRNAARKCGLDINARKPNLVISSGFQVCWEKFCVYWDIEMREVPMSEEHLSIDTDIVMDYVDEYTIGIVGILGITYTGKFDDIKTLNDLVEDYNHTHDNEVVIHIDGASGAMFTPFVDPDLEWDFRLPNVVSINTSGHKYGLVYPGVGWILWRDKEYLPEELVFDVSYLGGHMPTMAINFSRSASQIIGQYYNFLRFGYDGYRQIHMRTRDGALQLSQAVADAGLFEIYNDGDNLPIVCYKLKDDADVEWTLYDLADRLQMKGWQVPAYPLPKEMGNTIIQRYVCRGDLGQNMVTAFKNDLSESIKELNNAHILYHDVNTSKTHGFTH
- a CDS encoding helix-turn-helix domain-containing protein; the protein is MKNDIYRAIDQSTTNSMMILRMISEESRWYTVNELSERLDMIPRTVQRYLVDLLEKVDGYQDDKIQLHTAKNKGVFLEITAGADVVGFELYLLEDNVTFMLMKAVFFEEFTSVKRFAMDNFLSETTVRRTLKTFQELLEPYGISLKRETYELVGTETQIRMFAYSVFWRIYRGALWPFDIVDQETIEDATERVSTSLRLNLTHVQKNQIGYILAINIIRIRKRHTVDMNPNWKNYLDLDNDFKRLNKMKAVFESLNIQKEGEIYFFYLLMETRPKLYENSELAQRIMAPHQKNESDIYLATEALMRDFSSEIIDIPEKKKETFFNNSFCAHLFCTLFKRFSVDINGYEYLHRVAEYYPNLFGKLDELLDKLYEETQNELFLEKQFLLTRYALLFSSIKPLTYFEEQVQIVLDTDLPKLAENNLRHQIDDTLKYRYKVHFLNKNSAHQADVILTTISTPMMMEQYHRGKILYIGPELSARDFANISNIVIETMGNK
- a CDS encoding YhgE/Pip domain-containing protein, with protein sequence MNMVKNEWKKLFRNKVLLISFIAILFIPIMYASFFLKSVWDPYGKASHLPVAVVNLDETVDFQGQKMDVGDQLVAKLKKDDSLDWRFVSKEEAQQGMKDLKYYMIVTLPKDFSKNATTLLDKDPKKMEIGYETNGSLNFIGEEVTKMAIEDLKAQVSTSVTKGYAETIYGQVGKLGNGIEQAANGAGEIATGSGKLEAGNDKITANLNKLASSTLTFEDGADTLNVGLNEYIDGVEKANNGATQLDAGTKKLSSSVGPLTNGVAALDAGANQLSSGVGQYTSGVNELNKGTNTALAGSSSLTQGLTDLNGQIPNLQKGAGELQTGLEKLNTGSAQLKSGLEELNTNLSSPTSKSQIAELQSGLNQFKTGLTELNQQVNNTTLTSIVNKGNAMEPTINRIEERLAALEALTSGTHHDQILAKIEGSALTPEEKAILVNDITPILTDQAQKQNEVIQLMHKDLEELSQLIADIPDSVGEIEALQSGVSQLNNGFNGNPGIYSGTNALIGSMSDIQKAVGSANDQNTLLGGATALNNGIADATTGAKELNAKVPALASGVNQLTDGSQALNSGLKKINDGTSELGSKSSALNNGATKLAGGMNTFSGQLPALTNGVNALNNGAAQLADGTNQLVANAPKLQNGAAALSNGAGEIHNGSAQLAAGSGQLGSGINTLNTGATELSTQLAAGSQQLGQLHPTDKNFEMFASPDKVNHKNYSTVPNYGAALAPYVMSLALYVGALVFNFVFPIRKISMRGQTSTAWWASKASVGAVVAIVMALIQATVMLVLGLHVDSLIEFYAMAMTTSLAYMFIIMFLAMTFDNPGRFVAMILLIVQLGGAGGTFPMPLTNGFFNAIHPFLPMTYSIYGFRQAITGGIGMNVYLQSIFVLLGIFAVFAVLLWFGMKQLQKKHLEGISQLDNNQELQALED